In Deinococcus maricopensis DSM 21211, one genomic interval encodes:
- a CDS encoding 2-isopropylmalate synthase encodes MTDANRIRIFDTTLRDGEQSPGVALNHAQKLEIAHQLARLGVDVIEAGFPIASPGDLEGVSRIAREVRGPIIAGLARANRADIEAAARAVEDAERPRIHTFIATSPIHMAKKLNMTPEQVVERAVEAVTFARSFVDDVEFSAEDATRSDPQFMARIFRAVVDAGATTINVPDTVGYTTPEEMRALFAFLRGELPAHVILSAHCHDDLGMAVANSVAAAEGGARQIECTINGIGERAGNASLEEIVMAFHTRRDVYAFETGIRTRELYRSSRLVSRLSGMPVQPNKAIVGDNAFAHESGIHQDGVIKARETYEIMNAELVGREAAVLVMGKHSGRAAFRKALGDLGYTISDERVKDLFARFKDLADRKGQIYADDLRALVEARADVPEAFALEKFQITSGTDLQPLAFVRLTTPDGAREATASGDGAVEAIFHAINAVTGIAPELEIYRVQAVTKGTESLGEVSVNTRFGEMSVHGTGVATDVVEASARAWLRVINQIVAGAGKSRSVTQMTP; translated from the coding sequence ATGACTGACGCGAACCGCATCCGCATTTTCGACACGACCTTACGTGACGGCGAGCAGTCCCCCGGCGTGGCCCTGAACCACGCGCAGAAACTGGAAATCGCGCACCAGCTCGCCCGCCTGGGCGTGGACGTTATCGAGGCGGGCTTCCCGATCGCGTCGCCGGGGGACCTGGAGGGCGTGTCGCGCATCGCGCGGGAGGTGCGCGGCCCGATCATCGCGGGCCTGGCACGCGCGAACCGCGCGGACATCGAGGCGGCGGCGCGCGCCGTGGAGGACGCCGAGCGGCCCCGCATCCACACGTTCATCGCGACCAGCCCGATCCACATGGCCAAGAAGCTGAACATGACGCCGGAGCAGGTGGTGGAGCGCGCCGTGGAAGCCGTGACGTTCGCGCGGTCGTTCGTGGACGACGTGGAGTTCAGCGCCGAGGACGCGACGCGCAGCGACCCGCAGTTCATGGCGCGCATCTTCCGGGCGGTGGTGGACGCGGGCGCGACGACCATCAACGTGCCGGACACCGTCGGGTACACCACGCCGGAGGAGATGCGCGCGCTGTTCGCGTTCCTGCGCGGTGAGCTGCCGGCGCACGTGATCCTGAGCGCGCACTGCCACGACGACCTGGGCATGGCGGTCGCGAACAGCGTCGCGGCAGCGGAGGGCGGCGCGCGGCAGATCGAGTGCACCATCAACGGCATTGGGGAGCGTGCCGGGAACGCCAGCCTGGAGGAGATTGTGATGGCGTTCCACACGCGCCGCGACGTATACGCGTTCGAGACGGGCATCCGCACCCGCGAGCTGTACCGCTCCTCGCGCCTCGTGAGCCGCCTGAGCGGCATGCCGGTGCAGCCGAACAAAGCCATCGTCGGGGACAACGCGTTCGCGCACGAGAGCGGCATCCACCAGGACGGCGTGATCAAGGCGCGCGAAACGTACGAGATCATGAACGCCGAACTGGTGGGGCGCGAGGCGGCCGTGCTGGTCATGGGGAAACACTCGGGCCGCGCAGCGTTCCGCAAGGCCCTGGGGGACCTGGGGTACACCATCAGCGACGAGCGCGTGAAGGACCTGTTCGCGCGCTTCAAAGACCTCGCGGACCGCAAGGGGCAGATCTACGCCGATGACCTGCGCGCGCTGGTGGAGGCCCGCGCGGACGTGCCCGAGGCGTTCGCGCTGGAGAAGTTCCAGATCACCAGCGGCACGGACCTGCAACCGCTGGCGTTCGTGCGCCTCACCACGCCCGACGGGGCGCGCGAGGCGACGGCGAGCGGGGACGGCGCGGTGGAAGCGATCTTCCACGCGATCAACGCCGTGACGGGCATCGCGCCGGAACTGGAAATCTACCGCGTGCAGGCCGTCACGAAAGGCACCGAGTCGCTCGGCGAGGTGAGCGTGAATACGCGGTTCGGGGAGATGAGCGTGCACGGCACGGGCGTCGCCACGGACGTGGTGGAGGCGTCCGCGCGGGCGTGGCTGCGCGTCATCAACCAGATCGTCGCGGGCGCCGGGAAGAGCCGCAGCGTGACGCAGATGACGCCATGA